A window of the Cynocephalus volans isolate mCynVol1 chromosome 10, mCynVol1.pri, whole genome shotgun sequence genome harbors these coding sequences:
- the BCKDHA gene encoding 2-oxoisovalerate dehydrogenase subunit alpha, mitochondrial isoform X2: MAVAIAVPRVWGPSRSLRQAALLLLRRPGPRGIARNHLHRQQQQQQFSSLDDKPQFPGASAEFIDKLEFIQPNVISGIPIYRVMDRQGQIINPSEDPHLPQEKVLKLYKSMTLLNTMDRILYESQRQGRISFYMTNYGEEGTHVGSAAALDNTDLVFGQYREAGVLMYRDYPLELFMAQCYGNVSDLGKGRQMPVHYGCKERHFVTISSPLATQIPQVGAAYAAKRANANRAVICYFGEGAASEGDAHAGFNFAATLECPIIFFCRNNGYAISTPTSEQYRGDGIAARGPGYGIMSIRVDGNDVFAVYNATREARQRAVAENQPFLIEAMTYRIGHHSTSDDSSAYRSVDEVNYWDKQDHPISRLRHYLLSCGWWDDEQEKAWRKQSRKKVMEAFEQAERKLKPNPNLLFSDVYQEMPAQLRKQQESLAHHLQTYGEHYPLDHFEK; the protein is encoded by the exons CACCTCCataggcagcagcagcagcagcagttctCATCCCTGGATGACAAGCCCCAGTTCCCAGGGGCCTCAGCGGAGTTTATAGACAAGCTCGAATTCATCCAGCCCAATGTCATCTCTGGAATTCCCATCTACCGCGTCATGGACCGGCAGGGCCAGATCATCAACCCCAGCGAGGATCCCCAC TTGCCGCAGGAGAAGGTGCTGAAATTGTACAAAAGCATGACGCTGCTCAACACCATGGACCGCATCCTCTACGAGTCCCAGCGGCAG ggccGGATCTCCTTCTACATGACCAACTATGGAGAGGAGGGGACACACGTGGGGAGTGCAGCCGCCCTGGACAACACGGACTTGGTGTTTGGCCAGTACCGGGAGGCAG GTGTGCTGATGTATCGGGACTACCCCCTGGAACTGTTCATGGCCCAGTGCTATGGCAATGTGAGCGACCTGGGCAAGGGACGCCAGATGCCTGTCCACTACGGCTGCAAGGAACGTCACTTTGTCACCATCTCCTCTCCACTGGCCACACAGATCCCTCAGG TGGGGGCGGCCTATGCGGCCAAGCGGGCCAACGCTAACAGGGCTGTCATCTGTTACTTCGGCGAGGGGGCAGCCAGTGAGGGGGACGCCCACGCTGGCTTCAACTTCGCCGCCACACTTGAGTGCCCTATCATCTTCTTCTGCCGGAACAACGGCTACGCCATCTCCACGCCCACCTCCGAGCAGTATCGTGGGGACGGCATCG CGGCACGAGGCCCTGGGTATGGCATCATGTCGATCCGCGTGGATGGCAACGACGTGTTCGCTGTGTACAACGCCACGCGGGAGGCCCGGCAGCGGGCTGTGGCAGAGAACCAGCCCTTCCTCATCGAGGCCATGACCTACCG GATCGGGCACCACAGCACCAGTGACGATAGTTCAGCATACCGCTCGGTGGATGAGGTCAATTACTGGGACAAGCAGGACCACCCCATCTCCCGGCTGAGGCACTACCTGCTGAGCTGTGGCTGGTGGGACGACGAGCAGGAGAAGGCCTGGAGGAAGCAGTCTCGCAAGAAG GTGATGGAGGCCTTTGAGCAGGCTGAACGGAAGCTGAAGCCCAACCCCAACCTCCTCTTCTCAGATGTGTATCAGGAGATGCCCGCCCAGCTTCGCAAGCAGCAGGAGTCCCTAGCCCATCACCTCCAGACCTATGGGGAGCACTACCCCCTGGACCACTTTGAGAAATGA
- the B3GNT8 gene encoding UDP-GlcNAc:betaGal beta-1,3-N-acetylglucosaminyltransferase 8, whose translation MRCPKCLLCLSALLTLLGLKVYIEWTSESRLSKAYPGSRGTLPGPTPVNPEPTLPANLSVRLGQTGPLPSAYWNQQQWRLVALPSGDSVEEGGCQAWGAAAAAEIPDFPSYPEDLRRFLLSAACRSFPQWLPGGGGSQVSSCSDTDVPYLLLAVKSEPGRFAERQAVRETWGSPAPGIRLLFLLGSPTGDGGPDLGSLVAWESHRYSDLLLWDFLDVPFNQTLKDLLLLAWLGRHCPNVNFVLQAQDNAFVHTSALLDHLQALPPTWARSLYLGEVFTQAKPLRKPGGPFYVPGSFFEGGYPAYASGGGYVIAGRLAPWLLRAAARVAPFPFDDVYTGLCFRALGLVPRAHPGFLTAWPADRTTDPCTLRNLLLVRPLSPQDSIRLWKQLQDPQLQC comes from the coding sequence ATGCGCTGTCCCAAGTGCCTTCTCTGCCTGTCAGCACTGCTCACGCTCCTGGGCCTCAAAGTGTACATCGAGTGGACATCCGAGTCTCGGCTTAGTAAGGCCTATCCAGGATCCCGGGGCACCCTGCCAGGCCCCACGCCAGTCAACCCTGAGCCCACCCTGCCTGCCAACCTCTCAGTGCGCCTGGGCCAGACTGGCCCACTGCCCTCAGCTTACTGGAACCAGCAGCAGTGGAGGCTAGTGGCCCTGCCCAGTGGGGACAGCGTTGAGGAAGGGGGCTGCCAGGCCTGGGGGGCTGCTGCCGCGGCAGAAATCCCTGACTTTCCCTCCTACCCTGAGGACCTCCGCCGCTTCTTGCTGTCAGCAGCCTGTCGGAGCTTCCCGCagtggctgcctggaggaggaggcagccaAGTGTCCAGCTGCTCGGATACTGATGTCCCCTACCTACTGTTGGCTGTCAAGTCAGAACCTGGGCGCTTTGCAGAACGACAGGCTGTGAGGGAGACGTGGGGCAGTCCAGCCCCTGGGATCCGGCTGCTCTTCCTGCTGGGGTCTCCGACAGGTGATGGGGGGCCTGACCTAGGCTCACTGGTGGCCTGGGAGAGCCATCGCTACAGTGACCTACTGCTCTGGGACTTCCTTGATGTCCCCTTCAACCAGACGCTCAAagacctgctgctgctggcctggctgggcCGCCACTGCCCCAACGTGAATTTTGTTCTGCAAGCTCAGGACAATGCCTTTGTGCACACCTCTGCCCTGCTGGATCACCTGCAGGCCCTGCCACCCACCTGGGCTCGAAGCCTCTACCTGGGTGAGGTCTTCACCCAGGCCAAACCCCTCCGGAAGCCTGGAGGACCCTTTTATGTGCCTGGGTCCTTCTTCGAAGGTGGCTACCCGGCCTATGCAAGTGGAGGTGGCTACGTCATCGCGGGGCGCCTGGCACCCTGGCTACTGCGGGCGGCAGCCCGTGTGGCACCCTTCCCCTTTGATGATGTCTACACTGGCCTTTGCTTCCGTGCTCTGGGCCTGGTGCCCCGGGCCCACCCAGGCTTCCTCACAGCCTGGCCAGCAGACCGCACCACCGATCCCTGCACTCTCCGCAACCTGCTGTTGGTACGGCCCCTCAGCCCTCAGGACAGCATTCGGCTCTGGAAACAACTACAAGATCCACAGCTCCAATGCTGA
- the BCKDHA gene encoding 2-oxoisovalerate dehydrogenase subunit alpha, mitochondrial isoform X1, whose translation MAVAIAVPRVWGPSRSLRQAALLLLRRPGPRGIARNHLHRQQQQQQFSSLDDKPQFPGASAEFIDKLEFIQPNVISGIPIYRVMDRQGQIINPSEDPHLPQEKVLKLYKSMTLLNTMDRILYESQRQGRISFYMTNYGEEGTHVGSAAALDNTDLVFGQYREAGVLMYRDYPLELFMAQCYGNVSDLGKGRQMPVHYGCKERHFVTISSPLATQIPQAVGAAYAAKRANANRAVICYFGEGAASEGDAHAGFNFAATLECPIIFFCRNNGYAISTPTSEQYRGDGIAARGPGYGIMSIRVDGNDVFAVYNATREARQRAVAENQPFLIEAMTYRIGHHSTSDDSSAYRSVDEVNYWDKQDHPISRLRHYLLSCGWWDDEQEKAWRKQSRKKVMEAFEQAERKLKPNPNLLFSDVYQEMPAQLRKQQESLAHHLQTYGEHYPLDHFEK comes from the exons CACCTCCataggcagcagcagcagcagcagttctCATCCCTGGATGACAAGCCCCAGTTCCCAGGGGCCTCAGCGGAGTTTATAGACAAGCTCGAATTCATCCAGCCCAATGTCATCTCTGGAATTCCCATCTACCGCGTCATGGACCGGCAGGGCCAGATCATCAACCCCAGCGAGGATCCCCAC TTGCCGCAGGAGAAGGTGCTGAAATTGTACAAAAGCATGACGCTGCTCAACACCATGGACCGCATCCTCTACGAGTCCCAGCGGCAG ggccGGATCTCCTTCTACATGACCAACTATGGAGAGGAGGGGACACACGTGGGGAGTGCAGCCGCCCTGGACAACACGGACTTGGTGTTTGGCCAGTACCGGGAGGCAG GTGTGCTGATGTATCGGGACTACCCCCTGGAACTGTTCATGGCCCAGTGCTATGGCAATGTGAGCGACCTGGGCAAGGGACGCCAGATGCCTGTCCACTACGGCTGCAAGGAACGTCACTTTGTCACCATCTCCTCTCCACTGGCCACACAGATCCCTCAGG CAGTGGGGGCGGCCTATGCGGCCAAGCGGGCCAACGCTAACAGGGCTGTCATCTGTTACTTCGGCGAGGGGGCAGCCAGTGAGGGGGACGCCCACGCTGGCTTCAACTTCGCCGCCACACTTGAGTGCCCTATCATCTTCTTCTGCCGGAACAACGGCTACGCCATCTCCACGCCCACCTCCGAGCAGTATCGTGGGGACGGCATCG CGGCACGAGGCCCTGGGTATGGCATCATGTCGATCCGCGTGGATGGCAACGACGTGTTCGCTGTGTACAACGCCACGCGGGAGGCCCGGCAGCGGGCTGTGGCAGAGAACCAGCCCTTCCTCATCGAGGCCATGACCTACCG GATCGGGCACCACAGCACCAGTGACGATAGTTCAGCATACCGCTCGGTGGATGAGGTCAATTACTGGGACAAGCAGGACCACCCCATCTCCCGGCTGAGGCACTACCTGCTGAGCTGTGGCTGGTGGGACGACGAGCAGGAGAAGGCCTGGAGGAAGCAGTCTCGCAAGAAG GTGATGGAGGCCTTTGAGCAGGCTGAACGGAAGCTGAAGCCCAACCCCAACCTCCTCTTCTCAGATGTGTATCAGGAGATGCCCGCCCAGCTTCGCAAGCAGCAGGAGTCCCTAGCCCATCACCTCCAGACCTATGGGGAGCACTACCCCCTGGACCACTTTGAGAAATGA